Below is a genomic region from Elusimicrobiota bacterium.
GCTCCGTCCTGCTCTTCCATTGGGGACTTGCGACCAGGCCCGCGAGCGGATAGACGCCTCTTTCGAACGCGTTCCTCCACCAGTTTGTCGCGGAGATGCGTTTGGGCATATATTTGTGCGGCTAACGAAGCTGTAGAAGAATCTCCTGCGCCATTGATCGCTGCGTCAGAATGAACCTTTATTCGATCATAGTCAAGAATCTGTCGGCATAAGGGTATTATTCTACAGCTTCAACGAAACGCTGAGTCGCCGGGGGCCCCGCAAGTCGGCCTCTTAAGAGGCCGACTCATGCGAATGTTAGGGCGACGCATGACGAGCGGCGTACGCGTCGATCAAGCTCCGAATCATTTTCTGATAGGGAGCATGATACTTGTGTGCAACCTTCTTGAAGAAATCGACGCTGGATTTGCTCAACGTCATGGTCACCTTGATATTTTCTTGCTTGAAGGCCAATTCTTCTGGCGGGGGCAAGAAATCCCTCACGACGTTGATCTTTCCCAAA
It encodes:
- a CDS encoding CopG family transcriptional regulator: MGKINVVRDFLPPPEELAFKQENIKVTMTLSKSSVDFFKKVAHKYHAPYQKMIRSLIDAYAARHASP